Within Azoarcus sp. DD4, the genomic segment GCCAAGCATCGGCCTTGGCGGGCTTCGACCCGCTCGCCGCCGGGCCGGCCTCGACGGCGGCCCAGCCCGCCGACCCGACCGCTGTGCAGAATCGACAAGACCAGAAAGAGGCGTTCCTGAAAGGCGGCTCTACGGAAACCCGCAATTCCGGGAATCTGAAAATGCCGTCCTCGCCGTATCAGGTGATGGCCGGGACGGTGATCGCTGGCGCGCTGGTGACAGGCATCAAGTCCGATCTTCCGGGCGACGTGATCGCCACGGTGACGGAGCCGGTCTACGACACGGCCACGGGCAAGTTCCTGCTGATTCCGCAGGGCTCGCGCATCCTGGGCCGCTACAACAGCCAGGTCAGCTATGGACAGAGCCGGGTGCAGGTGGTTTGGAACCGCATCATCCTGCCGGACACGTCCTCGCTGACGCTGGACAACCTCGTCGGCACCGATCCGGCCGGCTATTCGGGCCTGGAAGACGGTGTGGACTACCACTGGAGCCGCATCGTCGCCGGTGCGGCGCTGACGACGCTGCTGGGCATCGGCGCCGAGTTGGCCGCGCCGGAGAACCGGCAGGACGGCAACCGCATCGTGATCGCCGGGCGCGACAGCGCACAGGACAGCATCAACCAGGTCGGGCAGGAGATGACCCGGCGCAACATGAACATCCAGCCGACGCTGACCGAGCGGCCCGGCCTGCCGGTGCGGATCATCGCCAACCGCGATCTGGTGCTGCGTCCGTACCAGCCAATGTTCTTCCAGCGGGGAGCGATGCAATGAGCACGACCAAGAAACTGCGGCTCGGGCCACTGCCCAAGACCGAGAGCGTCAAGCTGACCTTCGCTTGCCCGGCCAGCCTGAGGGCCACCCTCGACCGCTATGCCGCGCTGCACGCGCAGGCATATGGCGAGACCGTCGATGCAACG encodes:
- a CDS encoding TrbI/VirB10 family protein, which produces MSQDDSPDFAPQAGKVAPEAVALRAQPRPVTRLNRRTLAMLTGGLSVAVLGATIWSLQPHRRGAGEQTELYNVDRVSKSEGLDGLPSDYSKLPRKVPELGPPLPGDLGPAIVKAQQPVTPTYAPPGHDPEDARRKEAEAAAASSVFFRSGTPGKTAAPAAAQVAAAGQASALAGFDPLAAGPASTAAQPADPTAVQNRQDQKEAFLKGGSTETRNSGNLKMPSSPYQVMAGTVIAGALVTGIKSDLPGDVIATVTEPVYDTATGKFLLIPQGSRILGRYNSQVSYGQSRVQVVWNRIILPDTSSLTLDNLVGTDPAGYSGLEDGVDYHWSRIVAGAALTTLLGIGAELAAPENRQDGNRIVIAGRDSAQDSINQVGQEMTRRNMNIQPTLTERPGLPVRIIANRDLVLRPYQPMFFQRGAMQ
- a CDS encoding DUF2274 domain-containing protein — encoded protein: MSTTKKLRLGPLPKTESVKLTFACPASLRATLDRYAALHAQAYGETVDATTLIPHMLEAFMAGDRGFRKGTATRSAPTKPT